Part of the Nostoc sp. ATCC 53789 genome, ATGGGGAATGGGGAAGGGAAAAACCGATTTGGGGACAGTGGCTAACTAATTCAACCCTTTGCCCTTTGCCCTTTGCCCTTTACCCTTTACCCTTTACCCCTTTTTTTTACTTTATTACCGTTGAACACGCAAGAACCTGTAAATTTCAACGAGATAACTTTCCCAAGTTCTTGTTGTCAATTGCAACGTTTCCGAATTTGGTACAAAGTCTTCAAGTCGTAAACCGCGTGTGCGAATATCTTGAGGATTTCCTTGTAATAAATAGGGAGGCACTCTCAGATTATAAGAAATAATGCTATCTCCCTTTACATCTGAGATGTTTGCTGTGGTGTTTGGTTGCCCTAATGCCACCAGTATCCCAGATGTTGGTGCAGCAGATGCTACAGATGTGTCACCTGTCATTGCTAGAGGTGCGCGATAGAGGAAATAGGCGACTGCTGGTGTACTTGCCAACAGCAAAATCGTCAGTGCCCAACCTATCAAGTATCCTCCTGGTTTTTCGATTCCACCTCCTTTAATTTTTTGAGCAGCTAAAATCATCAGTAAAACAGAGGCCCCCAGAGGCTTGAGTGGAAAAGATAGCATTCTCCACAAAGATGCCACAGCTGGTTCACTGGGGTTAAGAAATGAAAGGGCTACGATTACCAAGATAACGACTAAGATTAATCGCCCTACAAAAGTTCCAGAGGGATAAAATCGCTGGAACAAAGAATATACGATAGTGCCAATCAGCAGCCACAGCAGTACCCGGCTTAGCAATAGAAACATAGATTAACTCTCAAATTTTCTGGTGCGGTGAGCCAGTGTGGTGGTAAGACAGTCCACTTGACTAGAGGTTTTTATGCCCCAGGAGGAACTGTCCTGCATGGTTTCCCTGTATAAAACAACTAGTGACTTCTTAGCCGCAACGCTAGAAGCGTCACCCATAAGGGTCAACCTAGAGGTTTCGGGAAATGGATTTATTTTATTGTCAAATTGTAATCGTACTGTTTGACTTAAAATACTTCAAACCTCACACCCAAAGACTACCGTCGTAGTGATTTTAGTTCAAATTTTTAACACTGCGTCTATTATTTATAATTTTCCAGAAGAGTAATGTGGCACCGGTAAACTAAATTAATTGAGTAATCCACTTAAAAGGAAAAACTATGTCGTCTGGAAAACCTACCATTTTGGTAACAGGGGGAGCTGGATACATTGGTTCTCATACGGTGCTAGCTTTGAAGCAAGCGGGTTATAACGTTGTCATCCTTGATAATCTGGTCTATGGGCATCGTGACCTGGTAGAAAAGATTTTACAGGTAGAACTGGTAGTAGGGGATACAGGCGATCGCGCCTTACTAGATCACCTATTTAAAACCCGCGATATTGCTGCTGTGATGCACTTTTCTGCCTACGCCTACGTAGGAGAATCAGTGACTGACCCGGCTAAATACTACCGCAATAACGTTGTTGGTACTTTGACCCTGTTAGAGGCGATGCTGACAGCATCTGTAAAGAAATTTGTCTTTTCTTCTACCTGTGCTACCTACGGCGTGCCAGAATTTGTACCGATTCCAGAAAACCATCCTCAAAATCCGATTAATCCTTATGGCACTACAAAGCTAATGGTAGAGCGGATTCTTTCTGATTTTGATATTGCTTACGGTTTTCAATCAGTGCGTTTCCGCTATTTTAATGCTGCTGGTGCTAATCCCAATGGCTTACTCGGCGAGGATCACAACCCAGAAACCCATTTGATTCCCTTGGTGCTGATGACAGCTTTAGGCAAACGAGAGTCTATCTCAATTTTCGGCACCGATTACCCCACACCAGATGGTACTTGTATTCGTGATTATATTCATGTTAATGACTTAGCAGATGCCCATATTTTGGGATTGGAATATTTATTAAAAGGTGGCGATAGCGAAGTTTTCAATTTGGGCAATGGTAGCGGCTTCTCTGTCAGAGAAGTAATTGCAGCCGCCGAACAAGTGACAGGAACTTCGATACCAGTAGAAGAGCGCGATCGCCGTCCCGGAGATCCCCCAATTCTCATTGGCACTAGCGAGAAAGCCAGAACAATCTTAGGCTGGCAACCTCAGTACCCATCCATCGAAGATATTGTCTCTCATGCGTGGCAGTGGCATCAAAAGCGACATTTGTAAAAGAAGAATTCAGAATAAATTAGTGGGGGAATTGCTGCCCCCACCATTTGTATTAAGTAATCAGATTACAAAGAAGGCAGGCTGAAAGGGTAGATACGAAAAGCACTTACACAAAGAATCGCTTAAAATTAAGGCGTAAAAGCGATCGCACAAATTGGCGGTATGAAGTACCTCAATATTCAAGATACAGATAGTACCCTCACAGCGCTACTGTATGAGGTGACAGCAACTCAAACCGAAGTTGTAGTTACTCGTGATGGCATTCCAGTTGCTCGCATTGTGCCTTGGCAAGCAAAACAAACTTCTACTCATCACTACCCATTGCGGGGGCTGCCGATTGTGATTGCAGAAGATTTTGACGAATCTATGCCGGAACTTTGGGAAGCCTTGGGCGAATGATTTTGTTAGATACTCATGTTTGGCTCTGGTTACTCCATAATCCAAGTCAGTTATCGAGTCAGGCCCAAGCCGCAATTGATTCAGAAGAACCACAAAGTGGCTTGCTCGTCTCTACTATTTCAGTATGGGAAATTGCAATCAAATTCAGCATTGGAAAACTAACCTTACCGTTACCAATCGATGAATGGTATTCCTTAGCGCGAACGCACTCAGGTATTGTTTATCGAGTCTTTGAATCCTCTAGATGCGATCGCCAGTACACAACTGCCGGACAATTTTCATAAAGATCCAGCAGACAGAATTATAGTTGCGATCGCTAGACGATATGGAATTCCTCTGGTAACTTGCGATGCGAAGATTCTGAATTACCCTCATGTACAAACGATCTGGTGAACTGACTTCACACAAAGGGAGACACAAAGAAAAATGTCTCCCTACTGCCTACTCCCCACTCCCTCCTCTCATGTTTCGCAGTACAACAACTAAGATGCCGATAAATCCGAAGATTGGCAGTGCGATCGCCCAAATTGGTAATTTCTGAGATTCACCCTCTACTAAATCACCATTGACATCTTGCTGAATTTGTGTGTTTTGTGTAGAACCGCCTGCTACAGTAACTTCAAATTTGAACTTAAAAGGTTTGAATCTTGCCCCAGAGACTGGTTTACCATTTAGTTGCAACTCATAAATACCTGGTTTGGGAAAGGTAATTTCTGTACCTGGAATACCTTGATAACGTTCGGCTGCTACAGCTTCTAACCGTGGTTCCAGCAGTGCAGGCTCTCCGGTTGCATAAGGTTCAGCATAAACAGCCAACCGACAATTACACTGTGACAGGGGAATAACCCTTCCGCCTCTGCGGGTAAGCGCAAACCAGACTTGGGAGGGTTCTCCAGCCCGAGGATTATCATTTGGCTCAATGTGGAGGGTGCCACCAACATCTCCAGAAACTTCCACCTTATGAGCAGATGCAGGGTAAGGATTAGTTATTGATATAACTAATAAACTCAGGAATAATAAATACTTTATTGTTCCTTGACTCTTCCAAGAAATGGCTTTGAGTAGTTGATGCCTCTGTTTTTGACTCGTTGGGATTGAGCCAGAGAACAAGGATAATTTACCGCGATTTTGTTGGGGGGACATAAAACTTTTCTACGGCTAACTTTGACCAAAAAAAACGCGAACGCACTAGTAAGACACTGAGGGTAATAATTCCCATCAGTACTGCCGCTAAGTTATTTCCCCAAGTTGATTGCAAAGAACCCAGATAATGGGAACCAATCAACACAGCATGAATAGCACTCAAGAGCAAGGCTGGCACACCCAATAGATGAATCTGTCGCCAACGCTTGCCCAAAGATTTCTGCAACGATTCCCAACTCGTTAAAGCGGCGGGGGACATTAATATTAATGCTACAGCACCCGCAGCCATACCCCACTGGAATTCTGGCGGCATAAAAGAAAAGGCGGCAAAATTCCATTGCAATGAGTGTTCTATCATGTGGAAGGTGTGAACCACAGAAAGCACAAAAGATCCCACCCCCAAGGCGCGGCGATAACGCAATGGTGAAGCCCACAACCCACTAATAGGACGCGCAATTAACGCCAATATTAAGCAGAATAAAGCGGCGTGTCCGGTGTAATCTACCATTGTGTCACCAGTCCGTAACAAGGTAATGATGCCAATGATGAGTGTCACCCAACCGCCTAATCGAAATAACTGACTGCGCTTGTCTTTACTTACCAGCGACGTGGAGATGCCTACACCTAGCATAGTCGGCAGGGTTCCCAATCCAAAAGCCAGCATGGTTGCCCCACCCATCCATAAATTGCCAGTTTCAACGGCTTTGATTTGGGCAGCATACAGGAAACCACAGGGCATTAAACCCCAAGTCATCCCCAAAAGTATTGGTGTCCACCATTTGGTTTTAAAGGAAAGCTTAACCATTCCTGTGCTGAGGCGATCGTGTAGCCTACCTTGTAATAGGGGATGTAACACAGGAATACGCGGGAGCAAATCGGGTTTTACTTGTCCTAAGCCAAACCAAATCAGCATCACACCAGTCAAAATTGCCATCCAGTGCCGAAAGTCGCTGCCAATACCCGCTAGCTGTCCACTTTGCAGCAATACCGAACCTAACGCCCCAATGCCAGCACCGACTAGAGCATAGCTCAACATCCGCCCCAGGTTTAGCAAAAGATGAAATTTTAATTGTTGTCGCCAAGTATTCGGCTTTTCTAAGGGTGATGTCCCTTTCGGCTGATGAGACAGGGAAAATGCCACTGTTAAAGGGCCACACATCCCAAAACAGTGCCCAAAACTCCCCAGGAACCCCAGGATTGAGATCAGCAACAAATCTACCATAAAAAAAGTCCTGAGTTCTGAGTCATGAGTTCTGAGTGCCAGTATAAAGATTTTGAATAAGTAATAAGAAATTCTTTTTCTTCTTTACTTAGTACTCAGCACTCCTCTAGTGCGGCACTTTACATAAAGTTGCGATCGCTGTCAAAAGACAAACTGTCAAACTTGATATTTACTTTAGGGAATTAGTTCTTTTGTACTGGTATAAGATATAAAGGTATTAATCATAAGTAAATACCTGCGTCTAATTGATAATCGTCGAATGGCTACAATTTTTTTCTCTTATTCACATCGGGATGAAACCCTGCGCGATGAGTTGGAAATTCATCTTGCTATGCTAAAAAAGCAAGGCTTCATTGAGACGTGGCATGATCGCCGAATAACTCCTGGTGATGAATTCGATAAGGCAATAAGCAAAAACTTGGAAGAAGCAGACATCATTATTTTATTAGTCAGTTCAGATTTTCTAGCTTCCAATTACTGTTATGACATTGAAATGCAACGTGCGATGGAAAAGCATGAGCAAGGAGAATCCCACATTATACCAGTCATCCTGCGTCCATGCGATTGGCGCAGTGCCCCATTTGGCAAGCTCTTGGTCATGCCAACTGATGGCAGGCCTATCACAAAATTCCCCGATAAAGACGATGCTTTTCTTGAAGTAGTCAACGCTATCAAACGGACAATTACTCGCTTACAACTCCGTCAGGATTCCACGCCACCAAGCATAAGTTACGGTTCTGCTGTCAAACCACAAATTTTGGATATACCAAGATCGAGCAATCTCCGTATTCGCAAAACATTCTTGGATCGAGAGAGGGATCAATTTGTAGAGGAATCATTTGAATACATAGCCAACTTTTTTGAGAATTCACTTGCTGAACTATCCAACCGAAATCCAGAAGTAGATACGCATTTCAAGCGTATAGATGCAAATCACTTTTCGGCTATTGTCTACATTAGGGGAAAGAAAGCTACTGAATGTCGAATTTGGACAGGAGGAAGTAGCCGTCTTTTTAGAAGCGACATTGCATATTCCTCAAATGCTTCAGGAAGTGATAATAGTATTAATGAATCCATATCTATAGTTGATGATGGATATGCTCTTTTTCTGCAACCTTTGGGAATGGCTTTCTTTACAAGCCAACAGAATGTGAAGAAATTATTGTCTCAACAAGGAGCCGCTGAGTATTTTTGGGATATCTTGCTAAGACCATTGCAACAAGGCTCAACATGAGCGTTCTGTCATAAGGATCAATCTGTAAAGTAAAAGAGACCTCTTGCACAAATAATTTATAGTATAATTAACAACTGATTAACCAAAAGCTAACTGAGGATTACCGTCAATATTTGTATTTTCTAACTTCTAACCACCATTTTTGAGTTTATCATGCAAACCTTGAGACTTAGTAAGATCAAAAACAAATTGATACCATCTTTTCAAAGTCTAAAATTTAGACGTAGTAAGAATGGGGTACTTTTAGTTACGAAACATTCTGGTAATGCTCAAACGACACCTTACAAGTCTGAATTTGAAAAGGCTATGGAAGCTTATGAAAAAGTAAGCAGTAAGTATAGGAATGCACTTCGTGAGCTAGCTCAGTGAATGAGATTTTTTGGTTGAGTGAGGCAGTCATTAAAGCTATGCACGAAGAACAACTAGCAGAACACGGTGGACTTCCGGGTATAAGAGATAGAAATCTGCTTTTAGCTAGTTTAG contains:
- the galE gene encoding UDP-glucose 4-epimerase GalE; the protein is MSSGKPTILVTGGAGYIGSHTVLALKQAGYNVVILDNLVYGHRDLVEKILQVELVVGDTGDRALLDHLFKTRDIAAVMHFSAYAYVGESVTDPAKYYRNNVVGTLTLLEAMLTASVKKFVFSSTCATYGVPEFVPIPENHPQNPINPYGTTKLMVERILSDFDIAYGFQSVRFRYFNAAGANPNGLLGEDHNPETHLIPLVLMTALGKRESISIFGTDYPTPDGTCIRDYIHVNDLADAHILGLEYLLKGGDSEVFNLGNGSGFSVREVIAAAEQVTGTSIPVEERDRRPGDPPILIGTSEKARTILGWQPQYPSIEDIVSHAWQWHQKRHL
- a CDS encoding toll/interleukin-1 receptor domain-containing protein, which translates into the protein MATIFFSYSHRDETLRDELEIHLAMLKKQGFIETWHDRRITPGDEFDKAISKNLEEADIIILLVSSDFLASNYCYDIEMQRAMEKHEQGESHIIPVILRPCDWRSAPFGKLLVMPTDGRPITKFPDKDDAFLEVVNAIKRTITRLQLRQDSTPPSISYGSAVKPQILDIPRSSNLRIRKTFLDRERDQFVEESFEYIANFFENSLAELSNRNPEVDTHFKRIDANHFSAIVYIRGKKATECRIWTGGSSRLFRSDIAYSSNASGSDNSINESISIVDDGYALFLQPLGMAFFTSQQNVKKLLSQQGAAEYFWDILLRPLQQGST
- a CDS encoding type II toxin-antitoxin system VapC family toxin, with translation MILLDTHVWLWLLHNPSQLSSQAQAAIDSEEPQSGLLVSTISVWEIAIKFSIGKLTLPLPIDEWYSLARTHSGIVYRVFESSRCDRQYTTAGQFS
- a CDS encoding sulfite exporter TauE/SafE family protein, whose amino-acid sequence is MVDLLLISILGFLGSFGHCFGMCGPLTVAFSLSHQPKGTSPLEKPNTWRQQLKFHLLLNLGRMLSYALVGAGIGALGSVLLQSGQLAGIGSDFRHWMAILTGVMLIWFGLGQVKPDLLPRIPVLHPLLQGRLHDRLSTGMVKLSFKTKWWTPILLGMTWGLMPCGFLYAAQIKAVETGNLWMGGATMLAFGLGTLPTMLGVGISTSLVSKDKRSQLFRLGGWVTLIIGIITLLRTGDTMVDYTGHAALFCLILALIARPISGLWASPLRYRRALGVGSFVLSVVHTFHMIEHSLQWNFAAFSFMPPEFQWGMAAGAVALILMSPAALTSWESLQKSLGKRWRQIHLLGVPALLLSAIHAVLIGSHYLGSLQSTWGNNLAAVLMGIITLSVLLVRSRFFWSKLAVEKFYVPPTKSR
- a CDS encoding type II toxin-antitoxin system Phd/YefM family antitoxin; this encodes MKYLNIQDTDSTLTALLYEVTATQTEVVVTRDGIPVARIVPWQAKQTSTHHYPLRGLPIVIAEDFDESMPELWEALGE
- a CDS encoding PIN domain-containing protein gives rise to the protein MNPLDAIASTQLPDNFHKDPADRIIVAIARRYGIPLVTCDAKILNYPHVQTIW